In Pedobacter sp. W3I1, one DNA window encodes the following:
- a CDS encoding alginate lyase family protein encodes MHSLNVYHRVIRNGKWMLTFIIFFSYMANTYGQVLKLEKPMAYHPKPFTHPGLLHSGSDLQRMKDMVAMGREPWKSAFEKFRLHPWSSASWEPHAVQHVERSLLIGAGKNIGNLEKDVCAAYQNAVMWTITGDEAHAKTAIKIINAWSETFKVFDGTDVELGAGLNVFKMASAAEIMRATYPKWKQEDIEKCKVMFRDVFYPPIQYFALWAHGNWDLACMKGMMAIAVFNDDHEMFDRAVDFYYKGPGNGSLLHYIVNEDGQGQESGRDQPHSMLGIGHLAEMCEIGWNQGMDMYSFAQNRLLKGFEYTARYNLGEDVSFQPYTDISGRFPADKISTSGRGNLRSIFEQVYNHYAFRIKGIPADEYRYTKQAADELRPEGAGFNADNAGFGTLFFSLPHPQ; translated from the coding sequence ATGCATAGTTTAAATGTATATCACAGGGTAATCCGTAATGGTAAATGGATGTTAACCTTTATCATCTTCTTTTCCTATATGGCAAACACTTATGGGCAGGTGCTAAAATTGGAAAAACCGATGGCCTACCATCCCAAGCCTTTTACCCATCCCGGCCTGTTGCATTCAGGCAGTGATCTCCAGCGGATGAAAGATATGGTCGCCATGGGCAGGGAACCATGGAAGAGTGCATTTGAGAAATTCAGGTTGCATCCATGGTCGAGCGCTTCCTGGGAACCTCATGCCGTCCAGCATGTAGAGCGTAGCTTACTGATTGGTGCCGGCAAAAATATCGGAAACCTGGAGAAAGATGTTTGCGCCGCTTATCAAAATGCAGTGATGTGGACTATTACGGGCGATGAAGCCCATGCCAAAACGGCGATAAAAATTATAAATGCCTGGTCTGAAACCTTTAAGGTTTTTGATGGAACAGATGTGGAGTTAGGAGCTGGACTAAATGTTTTTAAGATGGCCAGTGCCGCAGAGATTATGCGCGCTACTTATCCAAAATGGAAACAGGAGGACATCGAAAAATGCAAAGTGATGTTCAGGGATGTGTTTTATCCCCCGATTCAATATTTTGCGCTTTGGGCCCACGGTAACTGGGATCTTGCCTGCATGAAGGGTATGATGGCTATTGCCGTTTTTAATGATGATCATGAAATGTTCGATCGCGCAGTTGATTTTTATTATAAGGGCCCTGGAAATGGTAGCCTGCTGCATTATATTGTAAATGAAGATGGCCAGGGGCAGGAGAGTGGACGTGACCAACCGCACAGTATGCTTGGGATCGGCCATCTGGCAGAAATGTGCGAGATTGGATGGAACCAGGGGATGGATATGTACAGTTTTGCGCAAAACAGGTTGCTCAAAGGCTTTGAGTATACAGCCCGTTATAATCTCGGGGAAGATGTGTCCTTTCAGCCTTATACCGACATCAGCGGCAGGTTTCCTGCCGATAAGATATCCACCAGTGGAAGAGGCAACCTACGTTCGATCTTTGAACAGGTATATAACCATTATGCTTTTCGGATAAAAGGTATACCGGCAGACGAGTACCGCTACACTAAACAAGCAGCAGATGAACTTAGACCTGAAGGGGCAGGATTCAATGCAGACAATGCAGGTTTTGGAACGCTTTTCTTTTCCCTGCCGCATCCACAATAA
- a CDS encoding right-handed parallel beta-helix repeat-containing protein, with protein sequence MNKIIIFLIFPLLMQFADKAFEHVPAPVPPKSIYVSISGSDKADGSVAKPLRTISYAVLKAMPGDKILVSSGVYRESVVFARGGSSEDKRITLQALNPAKVMIKGSDRKTGWIKGKNKLWQCTLDAAQTGMMLFINGQKLVNVPTLQECSNALRWTKTLEHGKTVIWANFGALDPNVGLTELSIRSVGISALPSVDYLTIEGIAISQIFNDYASIYAEQPGAIDTKNGKYWNIIDCSISECHAVGISIGVTGHVYADANPGRPEFNDYTDLASVGHHQIKGNHIFNCGQAGIFGLIGGTSSTIQDNLIENINQDGSYTGNESAGIRLAMAVDATITHNLIRRVYGKNGYGVFLGPIFQGARLSRNIISDSDAGLFYLFKNHGPVLFDNNILAMADTADKDMAGVKMEASEANVFVQNLFYNCSFYNGRQPGKSVSTSNFLPHSLVIKQTIPALDIDHRWYGNLFIGKGAGIAKPAGGEADFNLYADGALPLSWADLNSSKTKNSFSFRLEHNQKGVALFWKKEALKPIKIPALTADFLGFFALSKQYIEYPDGKKITIDRDFLNTVGGASARFPGPFYPGHSLKQRIKLF encoded by the coding sequence ATGAATAAAATTATCATATTTCTGATTTTTCCCTTACTGATGCAATTTGCGGACAAGGCTTTCGAACATGTCCCGGCTCCAGTTCCCCCAAAAAGTATTTATGTTTCCATATCTGGGAGCGATAAGGCAGACGGCTCGGTAGCTAAACCTTTAAGAACGATCAGTTATGCTGTTTTAAAGGCAATGCCTGGAGATAAGATACTCGTCTCGTCAGGAGTTTACCGTGAATCGGTGGTATTTGCACGTGGTGGAAGTTCTGAGGACAAAAGGATTACGCTGCAAGCTTTAAACCCGGCAAAAGTCATGATCAAAGGTTCTGACCGGAAGACAGGCTGGATAAAGGGTAAAAACAAACTCTGGCAGTGTACGCTGGATGCTGCTCAAACCGGGATGATGCTCTTCATTAATGGTCAAAAACTGGTCAATGTACCTACCCTTCAGGAGTGCAGCAATGCGCTGCGATGGACTAAAACCCTGGAGCATGGAAAAACGGTAATCTGGGCGAATTTCGGTGCATTGGACCCTAATGTCGGACTAACGGAACTATCAATCAGAAGTGTCGGCATCAGTGCCCTGCCTAGTGTAGATTATCTTACCATTGAGGGGATTGCTATCAGTCAGATTTTTAATGATTATGCCTCTATTTATGCCGAACAGCCCGGTGCAATAGATACTAAAAATGGAAAGTATTGGAACATAATAGACTGTTCCATCAGTGAATGCCACGCTGTAGGTATTTCTATAGGCGTAACGGGGCATGTTTATGCCGATGCTAATCCAGGACGACCGGAGTTTAACGATTATACAGATCTGGCTTCGGTTGGACATCATCAGATCAAAGGAAACCATATTTTCAATTGTGGTCAGGCCGGTATTTTTGGATTAATTGGTGGTACTTCAAGCACTATCCAGGATAATCTGATAGAGAACATCAACCAGGATGGCAGTTATACAGGTAATGAATCTGCAGGTATCCGGCTGGCCATGGCGGTTGATGCCACCATTACACATAACCTGATCCGCAGGGTTTATGGAAAAAACGGTTATGGTGTATTTTTAGGGCCAATTTTTCAGGGCGCCCGTCTATCCAGGAATATTATTTCAGACAGTGATGCCGGGTTGTTTTACCTGTTTAAAAACCATGGGCCCGTTTTATTTGACAACAATATACTTGCAATGGCCGATACTGCAGATAAAGATATGGCGGGAGTAAAGATGGAGGCATCAGAAGCAAATGTTTTTGTTCAAAACCTGTTCTATAACTGTAGTTTCTACAATGGCCGGCAACCCGGGAAATCAGTATCAACCTCCAATTTTTTACCGCATAGCCTGGTGATCAAACAGACGATTCCTGCTCTTGATATCGACCACCGATGGTATGGAAATCTTTTTATCGGTAAAGGGGCAGGCATAGCAAAGCCAGCAGGAGGTGAAGCAGATTTTAATCTTTATGCAGATGGAGCCCTTCCGCTAAGCTGGGCAGATCTGAACAGCTCAAAAACCAAAAATAGTTTTTCCTTTCGCCTGGAACACAACCAGAAAGGGGTAGCATTATTTTGGAAAAAAGAAGCACTAAAGCCAATAAAAATCCCGGCATTAACAGCTGATTTTTTAGGCTTTTTTGCGTTGAGCAAGCAGTATATAGAATATCCTGATGGAAAAAAGATAACGATTGACAGGGATTTCCTGAATACGGTGGGCGGGGCTTCAGCAAGGTTTCCAGGGCCTTTTTATCCCGGGCATAGCCTTAAGCAAAGAATAAAATTATTTTAA